A segment of the Acidimicrobiales bacterium genome:
CGGAGGCCACCCGGCCGAGAGCGGTCGCCGAGTGCTCCCAACCCAAGGGACCGGAGAAATCGACCAAGCGCCGGGCGGCCAAGGGGGGGCGGAGACGCTGTTCGGCCTCGGTGTCGAGGCGGGCCCACCCGGCGTCGCTGATGGGGGCGAGGGCGCGCAGCAGGTGGTTCATCGGCCCTCGTCCCTGATGGCGCCGATACCGAGACAGCCGGTGGCGGACGGCCCAGTGGCGTCCTCGGCCAGCATCACTTCGACCTCGAGCTCGGCAATGGGGCCGGTGGTGAACAGGTAGGTGCGCAAGTGGGCGTCCAGGGTCGGATCGTGCCGGCGCAGCCATTCGATCAGCATGGCGGCATGTTCTTTCTCCTCGTCGCGGTTGTGCGCCATCACCGCGCCCAGCTCAGCATCGGTGCTGGCCTCGACCCGTTGGTCGTACCAGTCCACGGCTTCCAGCTCCTCCTGGATGGAGACCAAAGCCCGGTGCCGATCCAATGTCGATGCTGAAAGTCGCTCTTCGGGTTCGTGCAGTCCGGCGCTCTGGGTCACGTTGGTGGTCCTCCGTTGTGCAACCGAGGGTGGATGCGATCACGATGTGTCGACGGGCGGGATCCTGACCGCCGAAGTGGGCGGCGAGACCTTCTCCTCGGCCATGCTGGCCGCGATCCGTTGCGGCGTCGAACGCGAGCCGAGGCGAGTTCATCGCGGCGCGCCGAACGCCATGCCGGCCTGGGCGACGATGATCGGGCAGGCCGGCGCAACCTCGGCTTACGCTCGGGCGGGACCGATCCCCGAAAGACCGGATCACCCGTGGCCCCTTGCCGGCAAGCGCGGGGTGGCCGAGCGAAGGGGGGTCCGGCTATTCGGCCGCCCGTGGAATGAGTCCGAGGGGCTATCGTGGGTTGTGCCGCCAGACGGTGGCACCGCCCTGGACCCCGGTGGATCTCCCAGAGAGCTCCAGAACGGGGTGATGCTATGTCCAGGCCCGATCAAGCCAGCCGACGGCGGCGCCGGACCGGCTCCCTCCTAATCGCTTGGGCCGCGCCGGTCAGACCCACCTCGGTGAGCTTCGACCCGACGCTTCGAACCGCGTCCGAGATCTTGACTTGCCCCCCTGGCACCGCGTCGGGGGCCGACACGGTGGTCAGCGGCGGTCCCACGGCCAGGGAAGCGTCGGCATGCCGGGTGACAGCAGCGACCTACGAGGGAACAGCCGTGCTGCATCTACAAGGGGAGCTCGACGCCGAGACCAGGGCCCGCCTCAGGGCCGACCTGCACCCCGCCGTCGGCCAGTCGGCGGTCTTGTTGGACCTCCAGGGTGCTAGCGCGCTCGAGCCAGCTGGGGTAGAGGTGCTGGCCCGGTTCATCCACGATGTCCATGCCGCCGGGGGCCTGGCCGCCGTTGCCGGCGGTCCCGGGGTGAGGCGGGCGCTGCGCGCCGGTGGCCTGGACCGCCACGTCTTCGTGACCGACTCCGGTGCCCGGGCCTTGAGCTGGCTCGCCGACCCCGCTAACCGGAGAGGATCCCATGCGCGATCTCGGCCGAGTGCCATCCCGACGGACGCCAACGAGTTCAGCGCGTGACGAGCTGGTGAAGCGATGACGACGAAGGAGACCTTCGTCATCGTCGGCGCCGGCCTGGCCGGCGCCAAGGCAGTCGAGGCCCTGCGGGCCCAGGGGTTCGAAGGCCGCGTCGTGCTCCTCGGGGAGGAGGACGAGCGCCCCTACGACCGGCCTCCGCTGTCCAAGGACTACCTCCAGGACAACTCGGAGAAGGACAAGATCTACCTCCACCCGGAGGCGTGGTACGCCGAGCACGAGGTGGAGCTGCGCCTCGGGTGCCGGGCCACCGCCATCGATCCAGGCGTCCACCGGGTCACCGCCGCAAGCGGCGAAGACATCAACTACGACCGCCTGCTCCTGGCCACCGGCTCCTCGCCGCGCCACCTCAAGATCCCCGGCCACGACCTGCGGGGCGTGTACTAC
Coding sequences within it:
- a CDS encoding ferritin-like domain-containing protein yields the protein MTQSAGLHEPEERLSASTLDRHRALVSIQEELEAVDWYDQRVEASTDAELGAVMAHNRDEEKEHAAMLIEWLRRHDPTLDAHLRTYLFTTGPIAELEVEVMLAEDATGPSATGCLGIGAIRDEGR
- a CDS encoding STAS domain-containing protein yields the protein MTAATYEGTAVLHLQGELDAETRARLRADLHPAVGQSAVLLDLQGASALEPAGVEVLARFIHDVHAAGGLAAVAGGPGVRRALRAGGLDRHVFVTDSGARALSWLADPANRRGSHARSRPSAIPTDANEFSA